A region of Leptospirillum ferriphilum DNA encodes the following proteins:
- a CDS encoding DUF370 domain-containing protein has translation MSNRYHGFVNIGLGNLVSLEHIISVVGVNSAPVRRMKDAAQEKSLLIDASEGRRTRSVIIMDSGHVILSALQPETLAARLNNWDEGLDSDGDPD, from the coding sequence ATGTCGAATAGGTATCACGGATTTGTGAATATCGGTCTGGGCAATCTGGTCTCCCTGGAACACATCATCAGCGTTGTCGGAGTCAATTCGGCCCCCGTCCGCAGAATGAAGGATGCGGCCCAAGAAAAAAGTCTCCTGATCGACGCGTCCGAAGGTCGTCGGACACGCTCCGTTATCATTATGGACAGCGGACATGTAATTTTGTCGGCGCTTCAACCCGAGACACTTGCAGCACGCCTCAACAACTGGGATGAAGGACTTGATTCGGACGGAGATCCGGATTGA
- the gmk gene encoding guanylate kinase — translation MRSPDPAPSPTIYGKRLYTPLLFVVSAPSGAGKTSLCKEIARKSSWIHYSVSYTTRSPRPGEKNGIDYTFVTKDQFQEMQANNHFIESAEVYGNFYGTSLRTIEDSFAKGLDVLVDIDIQGAQKIRQSGIDNTSIYILPPSYAVLQERLSLRGQDSLETVRKRLERVRQEIYAYQEYDYLIFNVDFQQAVNDLQSIIVSEHLRRQRLSSFVKDHFIEHFSGETIKSHPFSLREAP, via the coding sequence ATGAGATCCCCGGATCCGGCCCCTTCTCCGACGATCTACGGAAAACGGCTTTATACTCCACTTCTCTTTGTCGTGTCTGCTCCATCCGGCGCCGGAAAGACTTCTCTTTGCAAGGAAATTGCACGAAAGTCTTCGTGGATTCACTACTCCGTTTCCTACACGACCAGATCCCCCAGGCCGGGTGAGAAAAATGGCATTGACTACACATTCGTGACCAAAGACCAGTTTCAGGAGATGCAGGCCAACAATCATTTCATCGAATCGGCCGAAGTCTATGGAAATTTTTACGGGACATCCCTGCGAACGATTGAAGACTCTTTCGCCAAAGGCCTGGACGTCCTTGTGGACATCGATATCCAGGGTGCACAAAAAATCCGTCAGAGCGGAATCGACAATACGTCGATCTACATTCTCCCCCCTTCTTACGCAGTCCTGCAGGAAAGGCTTTCCCTTCGCGGTCAGGACTCTCTTGAAACAGTTCGCAAGAGGCTGGAGCGCGTCCGGCAGGAAATCTATGCATACCAAGAATATGACTATCTGATCTTCAACGTGGATTTTCAGCAGGCGGTCAACGATCTTCAGTCAATCATTGTTTCCGAGCACCTCAGAAGACAAAGACTCTCTTCTTTTGTCAAGGACCACTTCATCGAACACTTTTCCGGTGAGACAATAAAGTCTCACCCTTTTTCCCTCAGGGAGGCTCCATGA
- the rpoZ gene encoding DNA-directed RNA polymerase subunit omega has product MNDLVTRPIEVTPDIIDSRYRLVITAAKRARQLMEGAPVRVEKRYLKETTTALQEIVEKKIPIITGEEAVRIEARRREKLRDRARSEERFSYSRGYALDPSDVIHADVMTYHHPEDSTQTVEGEHDTEDADTED; this is encoded by the coding sequence ATGAACGACCTCGTCACACGCCCCATCGAAGTTACACCGGATATTATCGACAGCCGCTATCGACTCGTCATCACCGCCGCAAAACGGGCGCGCCAGTTGATGGAGGGTGCTCCGGTCAGGGTCGAGAAGAGGTACCTGAAAGAAACCACCACCGCCCTGCAGGAAATTGTTGAAAAAAAGATTCCGATCATCACCGGGGAGGAAGCTGTCCGGATCGAGGCCAGGCGCCGGGAAAAGCTCCGCGATCGAGCCCGGTCGGAAGAGCGGTTTTCCTATTCCCGCGGATATGCTCTCGATCCGTCAGATGTCATCCATGCGGACGTCATGACGTACCACCATCCGGAGGATTCCACCCAGACGGTGGAAGGCGAGCATGACACCGAGGATGCGGACACCGAGGACTGA
- the coaBC gene encoding bifunctional phosphopantothenoylcysteine decarboxylase/phosphopantothenate--cysteine ligase CoaBC, translating to MRRKILLGITGSIAAYKTLELIRLLRQDGHDVQVVATKSALHFFPVLTAEVFSGHPVYSDLFDPACSVRHIELARDADVLLIAPVSADFLSKMALGLADDLLSTLCLTVTCPVLVAPAMEENMYVHPAIQKHRKTLAARGIYEIPPETGPLASGKEGLGRFASLETIRHSLKTKLMQNERWSGVRVLVSAGPTYEPIDPVRFIGNRSSGKMGYALAAASAARGAQVTLISGPTSLPLPPGVEVLRIETAEDLGISMDRLFPEHDICFMAAAVSDYRLDRPHSSKKKKDGNTWTLSLVENPDILSGLSRQKSPGQFLVGFAAESDMNPEKLLEKLRKKGADMLLANDISRPDIGFSSDENEITLFHPDGTSLPLGKHSKIVLSNKILDEIEKVWRCPAASSNGNKDQPNGNAPLSD from the coding sequence ATGCGCAGGAAAATCCTTCTTGGTATTACGGGAAGTATCGCTGCCTATAAGACTCTAGAACTCATCCGGCTTCTCCGCCAGGATGGACATGACGTTCAGGTGGTTGCGACAAAAAGCGCCCTGCATTTCTTTCCGGTCCTGACCGCAGAGGTGTTCTCGGGACACCCGGTCTATTCCGACCTTTTTGACCCTGCCTGTTCCGTTCGTCACATTGAGCTGGCGCGAGATGCCGACGTACTGCTTATAGCGCCTGTTTCGGCGGACTTCCTTTCCAAAATGGCCCTTGGTCTTGCAGACGATCTGCTTTCCACTCTCTGCCTGACCGTGACTTGTCCGGTCCTTGTCGCCCCCGCCATGGAAGAAAACATGTATGTGCACCCGGCCATCCAGAAGCATCGGAAAACCCTGGCGGCACGGGGAATTTATGAAATCCCCCCCGAAACCGGTCCTCTTGCCTCGGGAAAAGAAGGCCTTGGCCGCTTTGCATCCCTGGAAACAATTCGTCATTCCCTCAAGACAAAACTCATGCAGAACGAACGCTGGTCTGGGGTCCGGGTTCTTGTCTCTGCTGGCCCCACGTATGAACCCATTGACCCGGTCCGCTTTATAGGAAACCGGTCCTCGGGAAAGATGGGCTACGCGCTGGCCGCGGCCAGCGCCGCCCGGGGAGCCCAAGTGACGCTCATTTCGGGACCGACATCTCTGCCACTTCCTCCAGGAGTCGAAGTCCTGCGGATTGAGACAGCCGAGGATCTGGGAATCTCCATGGACAGGTTGTTTCCCGAACATGACATCTGCTTCATGGCCGCCGCCGTCTCCGACTACCGCCTTGACCGTCCCCATTCCTCCAAAAAGAAGAAGGATGGAAACACGTGGACCTTGTCTCTGGTTGAAAACCCCGACATTCTCTCCGGTTTGTCGCGTCAGAAGTCCCCCGGCCAATTCCTTGTCGGATTTGCTGCCGAATCAGACATGAATCCTGAAAAACTTTTGGAGAAACTTCGAAAAAAAGGGGCAGACATGCTTCTTGCCAATGACATCAGCCGACCAGATATCGGCTTTTCGTCGGATGAAAATGAAATCACCCTCTTTCATCCGGATGGCACATCCTTGCCTTTGGGTAAACATTCGAAGATTGTCCTTTCAAACAAGATTCTCGACGAAATTGAAAAGGTTTGGCGTTGTCCTGCCGCTTCCTCAAACGGGAACAAGGACCAGCCGAATGGGAACGCTCCCCTTTCAGATTGA
- a CDS encoding tetratricopeptide repeat protein, with translation MTPEEIVALEERLEGNPKSRSFLQLAEAYLESGAVEKALPLLNQGVEYYPYYLAARITLGQVQKAQGLFDDAIRNFEFVTRTIPDNLVAQKNLADLYFRKGDKAKAFEAVKMALSLSPGDPELLDLEHRIQNSSSSSVPEPPTKTVSETPASASGPSEQSTQPQLEEPVEFSEEPMPEPEPAPVPPVPETGGSNPETNEGDRMSEDIPEESPENEELPGDDELLKMIPRTETMGDLFMSQKRYSQAEKIYDALLAESPADQRLVRKRDAARNHLPLDQDALSVEEPETTESAVPLQKEDLLTTFGETQAAVLPVEPEQKSEERSAGTSKPSEGSPQTDFIPSPSTEDDKLIALLKERLHRDLVGIIVASENGLALTGQPGERNSEILAAEGTELLRQLDELALALGQGAPIDGFVWLEKSILYFLNRPGKGGLFLWLHSQANIGRCRLLIRQEVGLSSGNGPSR, from the coding sequence ATGACACCTGAAGAAATAGTGGCTCTCGAGGAGCGTCTAGAGGGCAATCCAAAAAGCCGTTCCTTCCTTCAGCTTGCGGAAGCCTATCTCGAGTCCGGCGCTGTCGAGAAAGCTCTTCCGCTCCTGAATCAGGGAGTCGAGTATTATCCATACTACCTGGCTGCCCGGATTACGCTTGGACAAGTCCAGAAGGCACAGGGCCTTTTCGACGATGCCATCCGGAACTTTGAATTCGTGACCCGGACCATTCCCGATAACCTCGTCGCACAAAAAAATCTGGCGGATCTTTATTTCCGGAAGGGTGACAAGGCCAAGGCTTTTGAAGCAGTCAAGATGGCCCTCTCCCTGTCTCCCGGCGATCCGGAGCTTCTGGATCTCGAACACAGGATTCAGAACTCTTCCTCTTCTTCCGTTCCGGAGCCCCCGACAAAAACGGTCTCCGAGACTCCGGCTTCTGCCTCCGGTCCGTCAGAACAAAGCACACAGCCACAATTGGAAGAACCGGTTGAGTTCTCTGAAGAGCCGATGCCCGAACCAGAACCTGCACCGGTTCCTCCGGTTCCAGAAACTGGAGGCTCGAATCCTGAGACGAACGAAGGAGACCGGATGAGCGAAGATATTCCTGAGGAATCCCCGGAAAACGAAGAGCTTCCGGGTGATGACGAACTCCTGAAAATGATCCCCAGGACAGAAACGATGGGTGACCTTTTTATGTCCCAAAAGCGCTATAGCCAGGCGGAAAAAATTTATGATGCCCTCCTGGCAGAGAGTCCGGCGGACCAGCGTCTTGTGCGAAAAAGGGATGCGGCCCGCAACCACCTTCCCCTCGACCAGGACGCACTTTCGGTCGAAGAACCAGAAACCACCGAGTCCGCCGTTCCCCTCCAAAAAGAAGATCTTTTGACGACTTTCGGAGAAACGCAGGCCGCCGTTCTCCCGGTCGAACCGGAACAGAAGTCTGAAGAACGAAGCGCCGGGACATCCAAACCTTCCGAAGGTTCTCCGCAAACGGATTTTATACCCTCTCCTTCCACAGAAGACGACAAATTGATCGCGCTTCTGAAAGAACGCCTCCACCGGGATCTGGTCGGGATTATTGTTGCATCGGAGAATGGTCTTGCGCTGACCGGTCAGCCGGGAGAGAGAAACAGCGAAATTCTTGCCGCGGAAGGGACTGAACTTCTCAGACAGCTCGACGAACTGGCACTGGCACTCGGTCAGGGGGCTCCCATAGACGGCTTTGTCTGGCTGGAGAAAAGTATCCTTTACTTTCTCAACAGGCCAGGGAAAGGCGGTCTCTTTCTCTGGCTTCATTCCCAGGCGAATATCGGTCGATGCCGGTTGCTCATACGGCAGGAAGTGGGTCTCTCTTCGGGGAACGGGCCCTCCAGATGA
- the aroQ gene encoding type II 3-dehydroquinate dehydratase, whose product MTPRILVLNGPNLNRLGKREPSVYGRDTLADLEKGLKTLAAELLVEVDFFQSNHEGVLIDRIHLAADEGVDGFLINPGALTHTSIALRDAFLAVNKPFVEVHISNTSAREPFRKESFLSDVSSGVLSGFGTFGYHLALRGLLETLRQKR is encoded by the coding sequence ATGACTCCCCGAATTCTGGTATTAAACGGTCCCAACCTGAACAGGCTGGGAAAAAGGGAGCCCTCCGTTTATGGCCGGGACACCCTGGCGGATCTCGAAAAAGGATTAAAGACGCTTGCGGCTGAACTCTTGGTCGAAGTGGATTTTTTTCAAAGCAACCATGAAGGGGTTCTGATTGACCGTATTCACCTGGCAGCCGACGAAGGTGTCGATGGCTTCCTGATCAACCCGGGCGCCCTGACCCACACCAGTATCGCTCTTCGCGATGCTTTCCTTGCGGTGAACAAACCGTTTGTTGAAGTTCATATTTCCAATACATCTGCTCGGGAACCGTTCCGGAAAGAGAGTTTTCTGAGCGACGTTTCCTCCGGGGTCCTTTCCGGATTCGGGACTTTTGGTTATCATTTGGCTCTTCGAGGCCTCTTGGAAACCTTGCGGCAAAAAAGATGA
- the efp gene encoding elongation factor P, translating into MGVLVTNEFRNGARLELDGEPYIIVEFQHVKPGKGGAFVRTRLKSLKNGNVIDRTFRSGEKFDEPDIEEKTMQYLYAEGSDYIFMDTENYEQLSLSKSELGDRTLYLKEQMVANVLYYKGKAITVDLPLFVELQIAETDPARKGDMASGGSKPAKLETGAIVKVPFHLQEGDIIKVDTRTGDYIERVKASS; encoded by the coding sequence ATGGGAGTCCTTGTCACAAACGAATTCCGAAACGGGGCACGACTGGAACTGGATGGAGAGCCCTATATCATTGTCGAATTCCAGCACGTGAAGCCCGGAAAGGGCGGAGCCTTTGTCCGGACCCGACTCAAAAGCCTTAAAAACGGCAATGTCATCGACCGGACATTTCGTTCGGGGGAAAAGTTTGACGAACCCGACATCGAGGAAAAGACCATGCAGTACCTCTATGCGGAAGGATCGGATTACATTTTCATGGATACGGAGAACTACGAACAGCTGTCCCTCTCCAAATCCGAACTGGGTGACAGGACCCTCTACCTGAAGGAACAGATGGTGGCCAATGTCCTTTACTACAAGGGAAAAGCCATCACGGTCGACCTTCCGCTTTTTGTCGAGCTTCAGATTGCGGAAACCGACCCGGCGCGAAAAGGAGATATGGCCTCCGGCGGCTCCAAACCTGCAAAACTTGAGACAGGAGCGATCGTCAAGGTCCCCTTTCACCTTCAGGAAGGCGACATCATCAAGGTCGATACCCGGACGGGAGACTACATTGAACGCGTAAAGGCTTCCTCATGA
- the accB gene encoding acetyl-CoA carboxylase biotin carboxyl carrier protein — protein MTNEEIKALLALLQSTNVTLFELEQEGVRIKIQKSPLLPAGEVFRLPAARPSTGELLDQASAEQFSQSAPPTKTNTRTITAPIVGTFYRSPSPEAAPYVEVGSVVQKGQILCIIEAMKLMNEIESEFEGTVKAVLMENGQSVEYGMPLIEIEIGPET, from the coding sequence TTGACAAACGAGGAAATAAAAGCCCTTCTGGCCCTCTTGCAGTCCACCAACGTCACGCTGTTTGAACTGGAACAGGAAGGCGTTCGCATCAAGATTCAGAAATCCCCCCTCCTTCCGGCTGGCGAGGTCTTCCGTCTTCCCGCTGCCAGACCATCGACGGGAGAACTCCTGGACCAGGCCTCGGCAGAGCAATTCTCCCAGTCCGCTCCCCCTACAAAAACAAACACCCGGACGATCACCGCCCCGATCGTCGGTACCTTCTACCGCTCCCCCTCTCCTGAAGCAGCACCCTATGTTGAAGTGGGATCGGTCGTGCAGAAAGGGCAGATCCTCTGTATCATCGAAGCCATGAAACTGATGAACGAAATCGAATCGGAATTTGAAGGAACGGTCAAGGCCGTTCTCATGGAAAACGGACAATCCGTCGAATATGGCATGCCTCTGATCGAGATTGAAATCGGTCCGGAAACCTGA
- the accC gene encoding acetyl-CoA carboxylase biotin carboxylase subunit, giving the protein MKKQPPFKKVLVANRGEIALRIIRACREMGVRTVAIYSTADRESLHVRMADEAVCVGPPETNLSYRNIPNIISAAEITQSEAIHPGYGFLSENAHFAEICQSAGVVFIGPSPESISLMGDKARAKSLMRETRVPVVPGSQGAISSEEEAITLSREIGYPLIIKASAGGGGRGMRIVHQEGDFDNALHAAQTEAFQAFGSKEVYIEKYFQNPRHVEIQILADAEGNVYSLGERDCSIQRRHQKLVEESPSPVLSAKLRQEMSEAAVRAARAAGYVNAGTVEFLVDDRRNFFFIEMNTRIQVEHPVTETLFQYDLVKAQIRIAAGLPVEPPGKSSGHAIECRINAEDPWTFAPSPGHLDRFLLPGGPGVRVDTAFFEGATIPPQYDSLIAKLIVNGRTREEALDRMARALAEFEIEGIRTTIPFHIALMQDEAFRKGTYSTGFVEHFLARRPKGRADE; this is encoded by the coding sequence GTGAAAAAACAACCGCCTTTCAAGAAAGTCCTCGTCGCAAACAGGGGGGAAATCGCCCTTCGGATCATCCGTGCCTGCCGGGAAATGGGGGTTCGGACCGTCGCCATTTATTCCACCGCAGACCGTGAATCCCTTCACGTGCGCATGGCGGACGAAGCTGTTTGTGTGGGCCCCCCCGAGACCAATTTGAGCTACCGGAACATTCCCAATATCATCAGCGCCGCGGAAATTACGCAGTCGGAAGCAATCCATCCCGGATATGGATTCCTCTCCGAAAATGCCCACTTTGCAGAGATTTGCCAGTCCGCCGGTGTGGTCTTCATCGGCCCCTCTCCCGAAAGCATTTCCCTGATGGGCGACAAGGCCAGGGCAAAATCCCTGATGCGGGAAACCCGGGTTCCTGTCGTTCCCGGAAGTCAGGGAGCGATCTCGTCTGAAGAGGAAGCCATCACGCTCTCCCGAGAAATCGGCTATCCCCTGATCATCAAGGCTTCCGCAGGCGGAGGAGGACGCGGGATGCGCATTGTCCACCAGGAAGGTGATTTCGACAACGCGTTGCATGCCGCCCAGACGGAAGCGTTTCAGGCGTTCGGGTCAAAGGAAGTCTACATTGAAAAATATTTCCAGAATCCCCGACATGTGGAAATACAGATTCTGGCAGATGCCGAAGGGAATGTTTACTCCCTGGGGGAGCGGGACTGTTCCATCCAGAGACGACACCAGAAACTTGTCGAAGAGTCCCCTTCACCTGTGCTGTCCGCCAAGCTTCGACAGGAGATGTCAGAAGCGGCGGTCCGGGCGGCCCGGGCAGCCGGATATGTGAACGCGGGTACCGTCGAGTTTCTGGTCGATGACCGTCGGAACTTTTTCTTTATCGAGATGAATACCCGGATCCAGGTCGAACACCCGGTGACAGAAACCCTGTTTCAGTATGATCTCGTGAAGGCGCAGATCCGGATTGCCGCCGGTCTTCCGGTCGAGCCTCCCGGAAAATCCTCCGGCCATGCCATTGAATGTCGCATCAACGCCGAAGATCCATGGACATTTGCACCTTCCCCCGGACATCTGGATCGGTTTCTTCTTCCTGGTGGTCCAGGGGTGAGGGTCGATACGGCTTTTTTTGAAGGGGCCACCATCCCCCCCCAATATGACAGCCTGATCGCCAAACTGATCGTCAACGGCCGAACCCGGGAGGAGGCTCTGGACCGGATGGCCCGGGCTCTGGCCGAATTTGAAATCGAAGGGATCCGGACGACAATTCCTTTCCATATCGCCCTGATGCAGGACGAAGCCTTCCGGAAAGGCACCTATTCAACAGGATTTGTCGAGCATTTTCTGGCTCGCCGCCCCAAGGGGCGGGCCGACGAATGA
- the thiE gene encoding thiamine phosphate synthase — protein MKRSFPSLLYLAGTQDFPSPDHFFSHVEKACQGGLKWFQYREKRLPDRLLYETAFRLREITREYGTLLTINDRTDIALLVGADGVHLGQEDLPSVREFQKLFPSETLHLGISTHSPYEVRRALLLKPDYLGVGPIFHTSTKNTGVEPRGVTAIEETRTLTSLPLVAIGGITPEHAGVLYRAGSHALALSGAITNSLDPFPVLEMFFRSR, from the coding sequence ATGAAACGCTCCTTCCCTTCCCTCCTGTACCTTGCGGGGACCCAGGATTTTCCATCCCCCGACCATTTTTTCTCCCATGTGGAAAAAGCCTGCCAGGGAGGCTTGAAGTGGTTTCAATACCGGGAAAAAAGGCTCCCGGACCGTTTGCTTTACGAAACGGCCTTCCGTCTCCGGGAGATCACGCGGGAATATGGAACGTTGCTGACAATCAACGACCGGACAGACATCGCCCTTCTGGTCGGTGCGGACGGAGTTCATCTGGGGCAGGAGGATCTCCCGTCGGTGAGGGAGTTCCAAAAGCTCTTTCCCTCGGAGACATTGCACCTCGGAATCTCGACACACAGCCCCTACGAAGTACGGAGAGCCCTTCTCCTGAAGCCCGACTACCTGGGCGTTGGGCCGATCTTCCACACATCCACCAAGAATACCGGCGTTGAGCCGCGGGGCGTCACAGCGATCGAGGAAACCCGAACCCTTACCTCTCTGCCGCTGGTTGCCATCGGCGGGATCACTCCCGAACACGCCGGCGTTCTTTACCGGGCAGGAAGTCATGCCCTGGCCCTCTCGGGAGCCATCACCAATTCTCTCGACCCATTTCCGGTGCTGGAGATGTTTTTCCGCTCCCGATAA
- a CDS encoding EAL domain-containing protein, with the protein MIPENFPDRKVRVLFLEDVPEDVEMEVRELSRAGLSVEIRVAADETGFVHALRSFLPDVILSDYTLPTNFNGLRALAIARQEFPDTPFIFVSGTIGEERAIEAMRDGAADYILKEHQDRLGLAVIHAISNSRKKILLKKAEEALRESESRFSSFMQNFPGVAFIRDHDARYQYVNDYWLRVFSKGPEDVLNKRLSDVWDGDIVEGLRNNDRAVLSTGKPIQTVEVTRMGGRMKYWLANKFLIPSLTEGGEARVGGVSIDITSHHEQELRIIRINRSLRLLSGINAVIVRVREQEDLFREFCRLSIEDGNFPAVWIAGFNRDTGERRILASRARSGGVQVQRNWPERFLMDENGVGKTLREKEDVVFSVPTVSGHEPLPSDSYDHMVAAFSVRLGKEEDGALVFHADDRQIFDQEEKLLLRELADNLSFALEAVEKQKQLDYLAYHDNATGLANRSLFLDRLRQSMDLPKALSPLTAIVVLSIERMQFVYDTLGRIAGEELIALYSARLSSLVLNVNRIGRIGDNLFAISLNIFPSVEEIVHFVQDRLLPHLSDPFIIGGQEVRVLTRLGISLSPEDSRDAETLLSAATTALSNAQRDGETYRFYTRGMNELVRERLSLESHLLRALKNREFVLYYQPKVRLSNGSIEGVEALIRWQDPDKGMVLPSRFIPTLEETGLILPVGEWVVQQALSDLSGWIAKGLSVPRVSVNVSSLQLRHRDFLESLVRLWGPEERAGFLEIEITESLILDDVPGTIATLEEIRSRGMTVSIDDFGTGYSSLSYLASLPVNTLKIDQSFVAQLGDRPESLSIVSAIISLAHSLNLSVVAEGVEKESQLSMLKNLGCDAIQGFLISEALPADLFEAFLQNDKGFLPGS; encoded by the coding sequence TTGATACCAGAGAATTTCCCTGACCGAAAGGTTCGGGTCCTGTTTCTCGAAGATGTTCCGGAAGATGTCGAGATGGAGGTCCGGGAACTTTCCCGCGCGGGACTTTCCGTCGAAATCCGGGTAGCGGCGGACGAGACGGGATTCGTTCACGCCCTTCGGTCGTTCCTCCCGGATGTCATTTTGTCCGACTACACGCTTCCGACGAACTTCAACGGGCTAAGGGCTCTTGCCATCGCCCGGCAGGAGTTTCCGGATACTCCCTTTATCTTCGTTTCGGGTACGATCGGCGAAGAACGGGCGATCGAAGCGATGAGGGACGGGGCCGCCGACTATATCCTGAAAGAGCATCAGGACCGCTTGGGTCTTGCTGTCATTCACGCCATCTCGAATTCCCGAAAGAAAATTCTTCTGAAGAAAGCAGAGGAGGCTCTTCGGGAGAGCGAGTCGCGGTTTTCCTCTTTTATGCAAAACTTTCCCGGGGTTGCCTTTATTCGGGACCACGATGCCCGTTATCAATATGTGAACGACTACTGGCTCCGGGTGTTTTCCAAGGGTCCGGAGGATGTCCTGAACAAACGGCTTTCGGATGTCTGGGACGGGGACATCGTCGAGGGCTTGAGGAACAATGACAGGGCAGTTCTGTCGACCGGCAAACCGATCCAGACCGTCGAAGTGACCCGGATGGGCGGGCGTATGAAGTATTGGCTGGCGAACAAGTTCCTGATCCCCTCCTTAACGGAGGGAGGGGAGGCCAGAGTGGGTGGTGTGTCCATCGACATTACCAGCCATCACGAGCAGGAGCTCCGTATTATCCGAATCAACAGGAGCCTTCGTCTTTTGAGCGGAATCAATGCCGTGATTGTCCGGGTGCGCGAACAAGAGGATCTGTTCCGGGAGTTTTGCCGTCTGTCCATCGAGGACGGGAACTTTCCGGCAGTCTGGATAGCGGGATTCAATCGTGACACGGGAGAGAGAAGAATACTCGCTTCACGGGCAAGGAGCGGGGGCGTGCAGGTTCAGAGGAACTGGCCGGAGCGATTTCTGATGGATGAGAATGGGGTCGGAAAGACGCTCCGGGAAAAAGAAGATGTGGTTTTTTCCGTTCCGACCGTTTCGGGACACGAGCCTCTCCCGTCGGACTCCTACGATCATATGGTGGCGGCCTTTTCCGTTCGTCTGGGAAAAGAGGAGGACGGAGCTCTTGTTTTTCATGCCGACGATCGCCAGATTTTCGACCAGGAGGAGAAGCTTCTTCTCCGGGAGCTGGCGGACAACCTCTCCTTTGCCCTTGAAGCGGTCGAAAAACAGAAACAGCTGGATTATCTGGCCTATCACGACAACGCGACCGGTCTCGCCAATCGCTCTCTTTTCCTGGACCGTCTTCGCCAGTCCATGGACCTGCCGAAAGCGCTCTCCCCCCTGACGGCTATTGTGGTTCTGTCGATCGAGCGGATGCAGTTCGTATACGACACGCTGGGACGGATTGCCGGGGAGGAGTTGATTGCCCTCTACTCTGCCCGATTGTCCTCTCTCGTCCTGAATGTCAACCGCATCGGCCGTATCGGGGACAATCTGTTTGCGATCAGTCTGAATATTTTTCCATCCGTGGAAGAGATTGTCCATTTTGTTCAGGACCGGCTTCTGCCCCATCTCTCGGATCCGTTTATCATCGGGGGACAAGAGGTCCGCGTCCTGACGCGTCTTGGCATATCCCTCAGTCCGGAAGACAGCCGGGATGCAGAAACGCTCCTCAGTGCCGCGACAACGGCGCTCTCCAATGCCCAGAGAGATGGGGAAACCTATCGGTTCTATACCCGGGGAATGAATGAACTGGTCCGGGAACGCCTGTCTCTCGAGTCGCATCTCCTGCGCGCCCTGAAGAATCGTGAGTTTGTTTTGTACTATCAGCCCAAAGTGCGTCTGTCAAACGGTTCGATTGAAGGGGTCGAGGCGTTGATACGCTGGCAGGATCCGGACAAGGGAATGGTGCTCCCTTCCCGATTCATCCCGACACTGGAGGAGACGGGATTGATCCTTCCCGTCGGAGAATGGGTCGTTCAACAGGCGCTTTCCGATCTTTCCGGCTGGATTGCCAAAGGACTGTCGGTTCCCCGAGTCTCGGTGAACGTGTCTTCCCTTCAGCTCAGGCACCGGGATTTTCTGGAATCCCTTGTCCGGCTCTGGGGGCCGGAAGAGCGGGCCGGTTTCCTGGAAATCGAAATTACGGAAAGCCTGATCCTGGACGATGTGCCCGGGACGATTGCGACTCTTGAAGAGATCCGTTCCCGGGGGATGACGGTTTCCATCGATGACTTCGGAACGGGGTATTCTTCCCTCAGTTACCTTGCAAGCCTTCCGGTCAACACACTCAAGATTGACCAGTCTTTTGTCGCCCAGCTGGGAGATCGCCCGGAAAGTCTGTCGATCGTCTCCGCCATTATTTCCCTGGCGCATTCGCTGAACCTGTCCGTCGTGGCGGAAGGGGTGGAAAAAGAAAGCCAGTTGTCCATGCTGAAAAATCTTGGATGCGATGCCATCCAGGGATTTTTGATCAGTGAAGCCCTCCCGGCAGATCTCTTTGAGGCGTTTCTTCAAAATGACAAAGGGTTTTTGCCGGGATCCTGA